From the genome of Methylomonas sp. UP202, one region includes:
- a CDS encoding rhodanese-like domain-containing protein: MAITAQDLVAAAKQQISEIDVAAARERLTTNLILDVREPNEFAAGHLPGAVNIPRGVLEFQIGGHPAFQGRQQAPTVVYCQGGGRSALATQVLQQMGYSATVSMAGGFKAWAESGLPVE, encoded by the coding sequence ATGGCTATCACCGCGCAAGATTTAGTCGCCGCCGCCAAGCAGCAGATTTCGGAGATCGACGTCGCCGCCGCTCGAGAACGCTTGACGACAAATTTGATTCTGGATGTCCGCGAGCCCAACGAATTTGCCGCCGGCCATTTGCCGGGCGCGGTCAATATTCCACGTGGCGTACTTGAATTCCAAATTGGCGGACATCCCGCTTTCCAAGGTCGGCAACAAGCCCCGACCGTGGTGTATTGCCAGGGAGGCGGCAGGTCGGCGTTGGCGACTCAGGTATTGCAGCAGATGGGTTATTCGGCGACGGTCAGCATGGCCGGCGGTTTCAAGGCTTGGGCGGAGAGCGGTTTGCCCGTTGAGTGA
- a CDS encoding S4 domain-containing protein, producing the protein MSEQDELRIDKWLWAARFFKTRGLASDAVSGGKVHVNGQRCKPSRDVRLGDRISITKDQYTWDILVTGLNRQRRPAQEAAQLYVEDAASAAKRQQLVELHKQQQAAFPVSERPFKPNKKQRRQIHRFKEGSA; encoded by the coding sequence TTGAGTGAGCAAGACGAACTCCGTATCGATAAATGGCTATGGGCCGCACGGTTTTTCAAGACCCGCGGCTTGGCGTCCGACGCGGTCAGCGGCGGAAAGGTGCATGTCAACGGCCAGCGCTGCAAGCCCAGCCGGGATGTTCGGCTCGGCGATCGCATCAGCATCACCAAGGATCAGTACACCTGGGATATTCTTGTCACCGGTTTGAATCGGCAACGCCGTCCGGCCCAAGAGGCGGCCCAATTGTATGTCGAAGACGCGGCCAGCGCCGCCAAACGGCAACAATTGGTGGAATTGCACAAACAGCAGCAAGCCGCGTTCCCAGTCTCGGAGCGTCCCTTCAAACCCAACAAAAAGCAACGCCGGCAAATTCATCGTTTCAAAGAGGGTTCGGCTTGA
- a CDS encoding DUF748 domain-containing protein, which yields MVLKRSTGYWIGGTLVGLVGLYAAAGYYVLPYWARTRLPEIVHQATGAQFGIETVAFDPFEWRAELRGIRLTGADGKDLLGLESLVLDIQAMESLGMRGLAVTAIEFGKPTISLERRADGRLNLADLRPAEAEPDPSSEPAKEDSPPPLLIHRLAIDAGEIRWRDALAGEDAAETLMPLQLEVAELGTVNGKNGASGRLVVGLASGGTLNWQGQLTLMPLVSTGSLRLEGIVVPKLLKLAPKDVLPVTIDAGQLSVTIDYQLTQHDDGVNLALNNGVIDLKKWAISEPAQHRSLLDLPSLTLSGVAVDLQDRQLTIAKVAADDAAIQVWLQADGVVNYQALFAEPVPAGAAASTQAAAPPTPAEPAKPWRIKVDDVALTNHRIDFTDYSLTKPASLAFSELALGLRGFDSANPGKLPLTFATRINQKASLKLAGDTVLQPFGAAWQLTLDNLLIKPFQAYLDPYLNLELVDGGVNLDGKLQLTTADRFQLTFAGNASIDNLVTRDQIKNKDFLKWSDLTLAGIDIDLNRQDFKIDRVVFERPYFRFNIKKDGTTNVDELSVVSPPAQSTGPKMAQAPSKPDPKTSEPKLVIGKIEMKNGRSDFADYSLILPFVAEMKRLNGEVSGFSTEKDAYAQLDLQGKVYDLASVDIKGKYQFQTGNTDVGLKFTHMPLPLITPYMAEFAGYKIEKGQMALDLQYKISKGQLEVQNKLFIDQLALGDHVENPKAMSLPLHLAIALLKDADGRINLDFPISGSLEDPKFSLGALVSDVLVNLIAKAVASPFKMFGALLGEDKDYSVVKFGPGSAKLAAEESAKLDQLGQALTTKPELTLEIKGKAYETQDWPAMRYDAVKDVLKKMKSGELRDQGQKIRHEYLELSDDEYRRLLAKFFGEVFPEELDRSLFGKPRLKSDPNADFYSVAQQRLEGIFHPDPQRLTELAVDRANHIAQYVTMQGKVERGRVYILAPELSQAETADGLNSVLSLGALP from the coding sequence ATGGTCCTGAAACGCTCCACCGGGTATTGGATAGGCGGCACGCTGGTCGGCTTGGTCGGTTTGTATGCGGCGGCCGGATACTATGTTTTGCCCTATTGGGCGAGAACCCGCTTGCCCGAAATCGTTCACCAGGCCACCGGCGCTCAGTTCGGCATCGAGACGGTGGCCTTCGATCCTTTCGAATGGCGGGCCGAGTTGCGGGGGATACGTTTGACGGGTGCCGACGGCAAGGATTTACTCGGTTTGGAGAGTCTGGTTCTGGATATTCAGGCGATGGAGTCGCTAGGCATGCGCGGTTTGGCGGTAACGGCGATCGAATTCGGCAAGCCTACGATCAGCCTGGAACGTCGCGCCGACGGCCGTCTGAATCTGGCCGATCTGCGGCCTGCCGAAGCCGAGCCGGACCCTTCGTCCGAGCCCGCTAAAGAAGACTCGCCGCCGCCACTGTTGATTCACCGGCTGGCGATCGATGCCGGCGAAATCCGTTGGCGCGACGCGCTGGCCGGCGAGGATGCCGCCGAAACGCTGATGCCGCTGCAGTTGGAAGTCGCCGAGTTGGGTACCGTCAACGGAAAGAATGGCGCTAGCGGGCGTTTGGTGGTGGGCTTGGCGTCCGGCGGTACGCTGAATTGGCAAGGACAATTGACGTTGATGCCGTTGGTCTCGACCGGCAGCCTAAGGCTGGAGGGTATTGTCGTCCCGAAATTGCTGAAATTGGCGCCGAAGGACGTGCTGCCGGTTACGATCGACGCCGGCCAGTTGTCGGTAACCATCGACTATCAATTGACTCAGCACGACGATGGGGTCAATTTGGCGCTAAACAATGGCGTTATCGACCTAAAAAAGTGGGCGATTAGCGAGCCGGCCCAGCATCGCTCGTTACTGGACTTGCCGTCGTTGACGCTTAGCGGCGTGGCCGTCGATCTGCAGGACCGGCAGTTGACCATCGCTAAAGTCGCCGCCGACGATGCGGCGATCCAAGTTTGGCTGCAAGCCGATGGGGTGGTGAACTACCAAGCCTTGTTTGCCGAGCCAGTCCCGGCGGGCGCCGCCGCGTCAACCCAAGCGGCCGCTCCGCCGACGCCCGCGGAGCCCGCCAAACCTTGGCGCATCAAGGTCGACGACGTGGCATTAACCAATCACCGCATCGATTTCACCGATTACAGCCTGACCAAGCCGGCCAGTCTGGCATTCAGTGAACTGGCCCTGGGGTTGCGCGGTTTCGATAGTGCCAATCCAGGCAAGTTACCGCTGACCTTCGCTACCCGCATCAACCAAAAAGCGTCCTTGAAATTGGCCGGCGATACGGTGTTGCAACCCTTCGGCGCCGCATGGCAGTTAACGCTCGACAACTTGCTGATCAAGCCTTTTCAGGCCTATCTCGATCCCTATCTGAATCTGGAACTGGTGGACGGCGGCGTCAATCTGGACGGTAAACTGCAACTGACGACAGCCGATCGGTTTCAGCTTACCTTTGCCGGTAACGCCAGCATCGACAACCTGGTGACCCGCGACCAAATCAAGAATAAGGATTTCTTGAAGTGGTCGGACCTGACCCTAGCCGGCATCGACATCGATCTAAACCGGCAGGATTTTAAAATCGACCGGGTGGTGTTCGAACGTCCCTATTTTCGCTTCAACATCAAGAAAGACGGTACGACCAATGTTGACGAACTCAGCGTCGTCAGTCCGCCGGCTCAGTCAACCGGGCCAAAAATGGCGCAAGCACCGTCCAAGCCAGACCCGAAAACGTCGGAGCCGAAGCTGGTCATCGGCAAAATCGAAATGAAAAACGGCCGCTCCGATTTCGCCGATTATTCGCTGATCTTGCCCTTCGTCGCGGAAATGAAACGCCTGAATGGCGAAGTCAGCGGTTTTTCGACCGAGAAAGACGCCTACGCGCAACTGGATTTGCAAGGCAAGGTTTACGATCTGGCGTCGGTCGATATCAAGGGCAAATACCAATTCCAAACCGGCAATACCGATGTCGGCCTGAAGTTTACCCACATGCCCTTGCCGCTGATTACGCCTTACATGGCCGAATTCGCCGGCTATAAAATCGAAAAAGGCCAGATGGCGCTGGATTTGCAGTACAAAATCAGCAAGGGCCAATTGGAGGTCCAGAACAAATTGTTCATCGATCAGTTGGCGCTGGGCGACCACGTCGAGAATCCGAAAGCGATGTCGCTACCCTTACATCTGGCCATTGCTTTACTGAAAGACGCCGACGGTCGGATTAATCTGGATTTCCCGATTTCCGGCAGTCTGGAAGATCCGAAATTCAGCCTTGGGGCACTAGTTAGCGACGTATTGGTCAATCTGATTGCCAAGGCGGTGGCTTCGCCGTTCAAGATGTTTGGGGCACTGCTCGGCGAGGATAAGGATTACAGTGTCGTAAAGTTCGGTCCTGGTAGCGCCAAACTGGCGGCCGAGGAGTCCGCCAAACTCGATCAACTTGGGCAGGCCTTGACCACCAAACCGGAATTGACGCTGGAAATCAAGGGCAAGGCTTATGAAACCCAGGATTGGCCGGCGATGCGTTACGATGCGGTCAAGGATGTTCTGAAAAAAATGAAATCCGGCGAGTTGCGCGATCAGGGCCAGAAAATCCGCCATGAGTATCTCGAGTTGTCGGACGACGAATACCGGCGTCTGCTGGCCAAGTTTTTCGGCGAAGTGTTTCCCGAGGAATTGGATCGCAGCTTGTTCGGCAAGCCACGCTTGAAAAGCGATCCGAATGCCGATTTTTACAGCGTCGCTCAACAGCGCCTGGAAGGTATCTTTCATCCCGATCCGCAGCGCTTAACCGAGTTGGCGGTGGACCGGGCCAATCACATCGCCCAATACGTCACCATGCAGGGCAAGGTCGAACGAGGGCGGGTTTACATCTTGGCGCCGGAATTGAGTCAAGCCGAAACCGCCGACGGCCTGAACTCGGTGTTGTCCTTGGGGGCCTTGCCCTGA
- a CDS encoding DUF1134 domain-containing protein, whose protein sequence is MKIGTFNYLPLVLGIACAALSASAAAGPLTSCTMTYKLSGWSLVYKQYDGIGNISCSNGQRAQVALASKSIGFTIGKSEIEGTGVFSEVKNLNEIYGNFVALEGHAGATKSVDAQVLTRGEISLALSGKGRGIDIGVTLGALTISPR, encoded by the coding sequence ATGAAAATCGGAACGTTCAACTATTTACCGCTAGTGCTTGGCATCGCATGCGCGGCGCTATCGGCCTCGGCCGCGGCGGGACCGCTGACCTCTTGCACGATGACCTACAAATTGAGCGGCTGGTCGCTGGTCTACAAACAATACGACGGTATCGGCAATATCAGTTGCAGCAACGGCCAGCGCGCTCAAGTCGCCTTGGCGTCCAAGAGTATCGGCTTCACGATAGGCAAATCGGAAATCGAAGGCACCGGGGTATTTTCGGAAGTCAAAAATCTCAATGAGATCTACGGTAACTTCGTGGCCTTGGAAGGGCACGCCGGCGCTACCAAATCCGTGGACGCGCAAGTCTTGACGCGCGGCGAAATTTCGTTGGCCTTATCCGGCAAGGGGCGAGGCATCGACATCGGCGTCACGCTGGGCGCGCTGACGATTTCGCCGCGCTAG
- the rnr gene encoding ribonuclease R, whose product MTSNSDQPTDSKTFVDPYAEREAEKYEHPIPSRELILQLVQQTGKPLRRQQIAQQFGLESADALEALRRRLRAMERDGQLVFNSRQKYMIGNGQNLINGRVLGHPEGFGFLKPEDGSDDLFLSPREMKPLMHNDRVAVRVTGIDRKGRREAAVVEILERNTHQVVGRFFTEGRVAYVVPDNKKIIHEVLIAKEDVGGAKNGQIVVAEIVQQPSAHYQPLGRVVEVLGMHMAPGMEIEMAIRSHELPNHWPEALLAEVGGLHAEVPESAKQGREDVRHLPLVTIDGEDARDFDDAVYAQKTKKGWKLLVAIADVSHYVKVGTALDDEAKNRSTSVYFPEKVIPMLPEILSNGLCSLNPKVDRLCMVCELLIGEDGLVVRSRFFEAVMRSHARLTYSEVAKILVDGDQKLAKKYADLVPHLQTLYSLYQAMRRQRELRGAMDFDTQETKIVFGPERKIAEIVPLVRNDAHKLIEEFMITANTAAAKFLTRKKLPRLLRIHDGPGPEKLLALKTFLNELGLHLGGHAQPTPLDYMHLLESVAGRTDAHLIQTILLRSMSQAVYSPETKGHFGLALDAYAHFTSPIRRYPDLLVHRAIRHALAGKAPDSFAYNYADMMALGEHCSANERRADDATRDVISWLKCEYMMDKIGEEFAGVISSVTGFGFFVELQTVYVEGLVHIASLHNDYFQFDSGKHQLYGERTGVRYRLGDAVRIRVVRVNLDDKKIDFELIQTGKKAENAKPKKAKSSKAKTTEGKGKSAKSEPAKKSTRSRRRRKS is encoded by the coding sequence ATGACATCCAATTCCGATCAGCCCACTGATTCCAAAACGTTCGTCGATCCTTACGCCGAGCGCGAAGCCGAAAAATACGAACATCCCATTCCCAGCCGCGAACTGATACTGCAGCTGGTTCAGCAAACCGGCAAGCCGTTGCGGCGTCAACAAATCGCTCAACAATTCGGGTTAGAGTCCGCCGACGCTCTCGAAGCCCTGCGCCGGCGCTTGCGCGCGATGGAACGCGACGGCCAGTTGGTATTCAACAGCCGGCAAAAATACATGATCGGTAACGGTCAAAACTTGATTAACGGGCGGGTACTCGGTCATCCCGAGGGTTTCGGCTTTCTGAAACCGGAAGACGGCAGCGACGATTTGTTTTTGTCGCCCAGGGAAATGAAGCCGCTGATGCACAACGACAGGGTCGCGGTTAGGGTAACCGGCATCGATCGCAAGGGGCGCCGCGAAGCCGCCGTCGTCGAGATTCTGGAACGCAATACCCACCAAGTGGTCGGCCGGTTCTTCACCGAGGGCCGCGTCGCTTATGTGGTGCCGGATAACAAGAAAATCATTCACGAGGTTCTGATCGCCAAGGAGGACGTCGGCGGCGCCAAAAACGGCCAGATCGTCGTCGCCGAAATCGTTCAGCAACCCAGTGCGCATTATCAGCCCTTGGGGCGGGTCGTCGAAGTGTTGGGCATGCATATGGCGCCCGGCATGGAAATCGAAATGGCGATCCGTTCGCACGAACTGCCCAACCATTGGCCGGAGGCTTTGCTGGCCGAGGTTGGCGGCTTGCACGCGGAAGTGCCGGAATCGGCCAAGCAGGGCAGGGAAGACGTCCGCCACCTGCCGTTGGTGACGATAGACGGCGAGGACGCCCGCGATTTCGACGACGCGGTGTATGCCCAAAAAACCAAGAAAGGCTGGAAGTTATTGGTGGCGATCGCCGACGTATCGCACTACGTCAAGGTGGGTACCGCGCTGGACGACGAAGCCAAAAACCGCAGCACCTCGGTGTATTTCCCGGAAAAAGTCATCCCGATGCTGCCGGAGATTTTGTCCAACGGCTTGTGTTCGCTGAATCCCAAGGTGGATCGGCTATGCATGGTTTGCGAGTTGCTGATCGGCGAGGACGGCCTAGTGGTGCGTTCGCGGTTTTTCGAGGCCGTGATGCGTTCCCATGCCCGGCTAACCTACAGCGAAGTCGCAAAAATACTGGTCGACGGCGATCAAAAACTGGCCAAGAAATACGCGGATTTGGTGCCGCATCTGCAAACGCTGTACAGCCTGTACCAGGCCATGCGCCGGCAACGCGAATTGCGGGGGGCGATGGATTTCGACACGCAGGAAACCAAGATCGTGTTCGGGCCCGAGCGTAAAATCGCCGAGATCGTGCCGCTGGTCCGCAACGATGCGCATAAATTGATCGAAGAATTCATGATTACCGCCAACACCGCGGCGGCCAAATTCCTAACCCGCAAAAAGTTGCCGCGCCTGCTGAGGATACACGACGGCCCAGGCCCAGAGAAATTACTGGCGCTGAAGACCTTTTTGAACGAGCTGGGTCTGCATCTCGGCGGCCACGCTCAACCGACCCCGCTGGATTACATGCACTTGCTGGAATCGGTGGCCGGCCGCACGGATGCCCACCTGATCCAGACCATCTTGCTGCGCTCGATGTCGCAAGCGGTGTACAGCCCGGAAACCAAGGGTCATTTCGGCTTGGCGCTGGACGCTTACGCGCATTTCACATCGCCGATCCGCCGTTATCCGGATTTGCTGGTGCACCGGGCGATCCGCCACGCGCTGGCCGGCAAGGCGCCGGACAGTTTTGCGTACAACTACGCCGACATGATGGCGCTGGGCGAGCACTGTTCCGCCAACGAGCGCCGAGCCGACGACGCCACCCGCGACGTGATCAGTTGGTTGAAGTGCGAGTATATGATGGACAAGATCGGCGAGGAATTCGCCGGAGTGATTTCGTCGGTGACCGGTTTCGGATTTTTCGTCGAATTGCAAACCGTATACGTCGAGGGCTTGGTGCATATTGCCTCCTTGCACAACGACTATTTCCAGTTCGACTCCGGCAAGCATCAGCTTTACGGCGAACGCACCGGCGTACGCTACCGGCTGGGCGACGCGGTGCGCATCCGTGTGGTACGGGTCAATTTGGACGACAAAAAGATCGACTTCGAATTGATTCAGACCGGCAAGAAGGCCGAGAACGCCAAACCCAAAAAGGCCAAATCCAGCAAAGCCAAAACGACCGAGGGCAAAGGTAAGTCCGCCAAGTCCGAGCCCGCCAAAAAATCCACCCGCTCCAGACGGCGCCGTAAATCATGA
- the rlmB gene encoding 23S rRNA (guanosine(2251)-2'-O)-methyltransferase RlmB has protein sequence MSLTQLFGVHAVQAALEHSPDKIRRAWIDGQRQDARLKPLLDALAALGVDPEKTERKKLERMADGKNHQGIVVAVELPAMRSEDQLKQDFEALTETPFYLILDQVQDPHNLGACLRTADAVGVQGVVVTKDNAAGITPTVCKVASGAAETVPVYQVTNLARALRWFKDQNVWIMGAAGEAEQTVYQMKLDMPLALVMGAEGSGLRHLTRQHCDFLVKIPMVGQVESLNVSVATGVLLYEVFRQKAAN, from the coding sequence ATGAGTTTGACCCAACTATTCGGTGTGCATGCGGTGCAGGCCGCCTTGGAACATTCGCCCGATAAAATCCGCCGCGCCTGGATCGACGGTCAACGCCAGGACGCCCGCTTGAAACCGCTGCTCGACGCCTTGGCGGCCCTGGGTGTCGATCCCGAGAAAACCGAGCGCAAAAAGCTGGAGCGGATGGCCGACGGCAAAAATCACCAAGGCATCGTGGTCGCGGTCGAACTGCCGGCGATGCGCAGTGAAGATCAGCTAAAACAGGATTTCGAAGCGCTGACCGAAACGCCGTTTTATTTGATTCTGGATCAAGTCCAGGACCCGCATAATCTTGGCGCCTGCTTGCGTACCGCCGACGCGGTGGGCGTGCAGGGCGTCGTCGTTACCAAGGACAATGCCGCCGGCATCACGCCGACCGTGTGCAAGGTGGCCAGCGGCGCGGCCGAGACGGTGCCGGTCTATCAGGTCACCAATCTGGCTCGGGCGTTGCGTTGGTTCAAGGATCAAAATGTCTGGATCATGGGCGCGGCCGGCGAAGCCGAACAAACCGTCTACCAGATGAAACTGGATATGCCTTTGGCTTTGGTGATGGGCGCGGAAGGCAGCGGTCTGCGCCATCTGACCCGCCAGCATTGCGACTTTCTGGTAAAGATACCGATGGTGGGCCAAGTGGAAAGCCTGAATGTATCGGTCGCGACCGGCGTGTTGCTGTACGAGGTTTTCCGGCAAAAAGCCGCGAACTAA
- a CDS encoding NAD(P)/FAD-dependent oxidoreductase, giving the protein MADWSRRRFLRTGAVATAGSLSACQTWTIGGAARARVVVVGGGFAGATAAKFIRCYDPTIDVTLIEPKSAYITCPASNWTLAGLLKPARLLVDYRDLVDRYQVRLIGDRVAAIDADRRKLVLADGDSLRYDRLVLAPGIDFDWQAIAGYDAEMAERFPHAWQAGPQTELLIRQIQALPDGGRVLICAPPDPYRCPPGPYERASLIAFWLKQHKPNAKVVILDPKPSFSKQKLFESGWRRYFGYGTPAASIEWLSIANNPVVRLEAAGRAVVTDFGDRFTGDVLNIIPPQRAGRIAAQAGLTDAGGWCPVDPWTSRSRFNEFIHVIGDAADYAPIPKSAFAANSEAKVCARAVVDLLNGCPPPEPHWLNTCYSLIAPDHGISVAMVYRLNAGRIAPVPGAGGVSADSPAAVALEAGYAVAAYRNLRKDSFE; this is encoded by the coding sequence ATGGCGGACTGGTCGCGCCGACGATTTCTGCGAACCGGTGCCGTCGCGACTGCCGGCTCGCTGAGCGCCTGTCAAACATGGACGATCGGCGGCGCGGCACGGGCGCGCGTAGTGGTCGTGGGCGGCGGCTTTGCCGGCGCGACCGCCGCCAAGTTCATTCGCTGCTACGACCCGACGATCGACGTCACCTTAATCGAACCCAAATCCGCTTACATCACCTGTCCGGCCAGCAACTGGACTTTGGCCGGACTGTTGAAACCGGCGCGTTTGCTCGTCGATTATCGGGACTTGGTCGATCGTTACCAAGTTCGCCTGATCGGCGATCGGGTGGCCGCGATCGACGCCGACCGGCGTAAACTGGTGCTGGCCGATGGCGATAGCTTGCGCTACGACCGGCTGGTGCTGGCGCCCGGCATCGATTTCGACTGGCAAGCCATCGCTGGCTACGATGCCGAAATGGCCGAGCGTTTTCCGCACGCCTGGCAAGCCGGCCCGCAGACCGAATTGTTGATTCGCCAAATCCAGGCGCTGCCCGACGGCGGCCGGGTGCTGATTTGCGCGCCGCCCGATCCCTACCGCTGTCCGCCAGGACCCTACGAGCGGGCCAGCCTGATTGCGTTCTGGCTGAAGCAACACAAGCCGAACGCCAAGGTGGTGATACTCGATCCCAAGCCGAGCTTCTCCAAACAAAAATTGTTCGAATCCGGCTGGCGCCGGTATTTCGGCTACGGCACGCCGGCCGCGAGCATCGAGTGGCTGTCGATCGCCAACAATCCGGTGGTGCGCTTGGAGGCCGCCGGCCGAGCGGTGGTCACCGATTTCGGCGACCGCTTTACCGGCGACGTGCTGAACATCATCCCGCCGCAACGCGCCGGCCGCATCGCCGCCCAAGCCGGCTTGACCGACGCCGGCGGCTGGTGCCCGGTCGATCCCTGGACCAGCCGTTCGCGCTTCAACGAGTTCATTCACGTAATCGGCGATGCCGCCGATTACGCGCCGATACCCAAGTCGGCCTTCGCCGCCAATTCCGAAGCCAAGGTCTGCGCGCGCGCCGTGGTCGATCTGCTGAACGGCTGCCCGCCACCCGAGCCGCATTGGCTGAACACCTGCTACAGTTTGATCGCGCCGGACCACGGCATTTCGGTGGCGATGGTATACCGGCTGAACGCCGGCCGGATTGCCCCAGTGCCCGGCGCAGGCGGTGTCAGCGCCGATAGCCCCGCAGCCGTCGCATTGGAAGCCGGCTATGCCGTCGCGGCGTACCGCAACCTCAGAAAGGACAGTTTCGAGTGA
- the trxB gene encoding thioredoxin-disulfide reductase yields MAEAKHCKLLILGSGPAGYTAAVYAARANLNPVMITGMQQGGQLTTTTEVDNWPGDVDGVQGPELMDRMLRHAERFNTEVIFDHIHTADLSKKPYTLTGDSGVYTCDALIVATGASAKYLGLPSEEDFKGRGVSACATCDGFFYRNKPVAVIGGGNTAVEEALYLANIASEVIVVHRRDKFRSEKILSDKLIEKSKSGNVKIEWNYQLDEVLGDDMGVTGIRIKSTADGSTKDIDVHGVFIAIGHTPNTDIFTGQLEMEHGYIVVKSGIHGNATATNVPGVFAAGDVMDSHYKQAITSAGAGCMAALDAEKYLDELTG; encoded by the coding sequence ATGGCCGAAGCCAAACATTGCAAATTGTTAATCCTGGGCTCAGGCCCCGCCGGCTACACCGCCGCCGTCTACGCCGCCCGCGCCAACCTGAATCCGGTGATGATCACCGGCATGCAGCAAGGCGGCCAGCTAACCACGACCACCGAGGTCGACAACTGGCCCGGCGACGTAGACGGCGTGCAAGGACCGGAATTGATGGACCGGATGCTGCGCCATGCCGAACGCTTTAATACCGAAGTGATCTTCGACCACATCCACACCGCCGACCTGTCGAAAAAACCGTACACGCTGACCGGCGACTCCGGCGTTTACACCTGCGACGCACTGATCGTCGCCACCGGCGCCTCTGCAAAATATTTGGGCCTGCCGTCCGAGGAAGACTTCAAGGGCCGCGGCGTCTCGGCCTGCGCGACCTGCGACGGTTTCTTCTACCGCAACAAACCGGTCGCGGTGATCGGCGGCGGCAATACCGCGGTCGAGGAAGCCTTGTATCTGGCCAACATCGCCTCGGAAGTGATCGTGGTTCACCGTCGCGACAAGTTCCGCTCCGAGAAAATTCTGTCGGACAAACTGATCGAGAAATCCAAATCCGGCAACGTCAAAATCGAATGGAATTACCAGCTCGACGAAGTCCTGGGCGACGACATGGGCGTCACCGGCATTCGCATCAAGAGCACGGCCGACGGCAGCACCAAAGATATCGACGTACACGGCGTATTCATCGCGATCGGCCATACGCCGAACACCGACATCTTTACCGGTCAACTGGAGATGGAGCACGGCTACATCGTCGTCAAGAGCGGCATCCACGGCAACGCCACCGCGACCAACGTGCCGGGCGTATTCGCGGCCGGCGACGTGATGGATTCGCACTACAAACAGGCGATCACCTCGGCCGGTGCCGGCTGCATGGCCGCGCTGGACGCCGAAAAATACCTGGACGAACTGACCGGCTAA